CAGCGCAACACCATTTTCAGTCTTTGCAGTCACTAGGAACACGCCAGCAACATCGCCAGCTTCAACGCGATCCTTCACACCGGTAATGACGTAGTTGCCGCCATTCTTTGCAGCAGTGGTGCTTGGGTTCAACGGATCCCAGTGGCCCTTTGGCTCGTACGCAGCCCAAGCACCGACGAGCTCGCCGCTCATCAATCCTTCGATGGTTTCGCTGTGGTCTGAGCCTGATGCAGCACCTTCAACCAAGCCCGCAATAACCGTGTTGACGGGAATGAGCGGTGCTGGAGTAACCAAGCGACCAAACTCTTCAGCAACGATTGCTAGGTCCTGGAAACCATTTCCGGAGATGCTGCCACCACCGAGATCTTCAGGTACGAGCAACGCTGCCCAGCCAAGCTCTGCGCCTTGTTCCCACAACTCTGCAGGGAAACCGCCGCCAGCCTTGTTGAGTTCGCGAACCTTCTCAACAGGAAGCTTGTCGTCGAGAAACTTTGCAGTGGTGTTGCGGAAAAGCTTTTGATCTTCCGAGAGTTCCAAATCCATGAGGACTCCTCAATTCTTTCTTTGCTGATTTCAGCAATTGGTCATGAACGATTAGGGGTACGGACTTAGCGTCCGCGGCGGATTTCCCGGAAAGGAACATCACGATCAGCAGCCATTTCACGAGGCATCATCAAAACGCGCTCAGAAATCATGTTCTTGCTCATCTCAGCAGAACCACCACCAAGGCTTGCACCCTGACGCATCAAGTACTGAACGCCAACTGAGCGAAGGTAACCGTCACCCTCAACAGTTGATGTCACTGCTTCGTCTCCTGCGATTTCCAGCATCGCGTCCATCTTGCTCTGCGGAATCTCCGCGTGAGCAAGACGCATCATCGAGCTCGCCATTGCTGGGTACTCACCTGATGTCATACCCACTGTGATGCGCTTGATGAGCTGGTGATTAACGGTGTCAAGAGCGTTCTGCCAGCCCACGAGTTCACGAGTTGCTTCGTCCTTGTCCTTGCCAACCTCGCGAGCAAGGTTTTCCAAGGTCAAACCGGCTGAGCTACCGCGTGATGGACCGCGACCGCTGGTGTACGGCGAACCGCCACCCACTGCTTGGCGTTCGTAGAACAACTGGCGCTGGCCAACTGTCCAGCCGTCATTTTCGGTGCCGACAAGGTTTGCAGCTGGAACAACGAGGTCAGTGAAGTACTCCTCACAGAACTCATCTGAGCCGTCAACCATGCGCACGCGCTGGAGGTGGGTGGCATCGTCATGAACCGGCACGATGATCATGGAAAGACCGCGGTGCTTTGGCGCGTCCCAGTCGGTGCGCACCAGGCAGGTCGCGTAGTCGGCGGCGTAGGCGTAGGTGCTCCAGCACTTCTGGCCGTTGATCACGTAGGTGTCGCCATCGCGCTGAGCTCGGGTCAACAGGCCAGCAAGGTCTGAACCACCGCTTGGCTCTGAGAGGAACTGGCACAGGATGATTTCGCCGGAAATCGCGCCGCGGAGGTACTTTTGCTTCTGCTCTTCGCTGCCCATATCGAGCAACATGCCCGAGCAGATGGAAAGGGAAGGCACGTTGAGGCGCAGCGGCATTTCATAAGGAAGTGACTCCTCGGTGAATGCCTGCTGGTGAGCAAGGGTCAGACCCTGGCCGCCGTATTCCTTCGGGAAGCACAGGCCAGCGAATCCACCTGCAAAGAGCTTCTTTTGCAGTTCACGGTGCTCAACCCACTCGCGGTCAGCGACCCGGTTGGTGTTGTACTCCTTATTTGGATCAAGCTTTGGCATGTTGTCCGCAAGCCACGCGCGAGCGCGAATGCGGAAATCTTCTACCGATTCCATCTGGTCTGACATGGACTCCCCAACTCTGCTGTGACCAGGGTAATGGTCACCAACATCTTGAATGCGAACACGGGCGGGCCAATAAGTGATAAAAATCTGCCTATTAGACCTAGATGGGTATACGACCACTCGGCGCAAGCCTTGTCAACCGATCTTGGATAACCCGCACGAGATGTTCGTCGCATGACGGACCACCAAAGGAGCTCCATGTCCGCCACGCACAACCCAGCACCCTTGGTGATGGCCTCAGCCGTAGCCGCGTTCGCCAATATCAGCGACACTCAAGCCCGGCTTGCGGAAGTCGGGTACGTCTCCGATCCCCATATTGCTGGCGTGGTCTCTCTGGCTGCCCAACTTGGCAAGCCGCTGCTGGCTGAAGGTCCAGCCGGTACCGGTAAGACTGAACTGGCCAAGGCGATTGCCCGCTCCCTGAATGCCCGCCTGATCCGCCTGCAGTGCTACGAAGGTCTCGACGAGTCTCGTGCGCTGTACGAATGGGATTACCGCAAGCAACTCCTTCGCATCCAAGCTGCGCGCCAAGAGGCAGCAGGCGACTGGAATGCCATCGAAGAAGACATTTTCGGCGAGGAATACCTTCTACATCGCCCACTTCTCGAAGCTATCCAAGCTGAAGACGATGTGGTGTTGTTGATTGACGAAGTCGACCGTCTCGATATTGAAACGGAAGCATTGCTGTTGGAAATTCTTTCTGACTTCCAGGTTTCCATTCCAGAACTTGGCACCGTTCACGCGAAGCAACTTCCACTTGTGGTGCTGACTTCCAATAACAGTCGAGATCTTTCTGAAGCATTGAAGCGCCGTTGCTTGTTCATGCATGTGGGTTACCCAACTGTTGAACGTGAACGCGAAATCATTCTTGCTGCGGTTCCAGGAATCACCGAGAACTTGGCTGCGCAGGTTGCGCGTATTGTGCGCACCCTTCGCGATCTCAACCTAAAGAAGAGCCCATCGGTCTCCGAAACCCTTGACTGGGCAAGGGCTTTGGTGCTTCAAGGAAAAACTGAAGTCACTACCGATGTTGTGCTTGAACATCTATCAGTGCTGCTCAAGCATCAAACAGATATCGAAAAGGCAACTGAGGAACTCACCAATTCATGATTCGATTCAATGCTCGACGTTCATCACTCCGACAGGAATCGGAGCACTTCGTCTTGGCACTTGAAGTTCGATGTGGTGGCGTAATGGTCCACACCCTTGAGCACGACAAGTTTTGCGTCCGGCAATGCAGCAGTCATCGCATCAGCCGGACCAACCATGTCGCGATCACCGATCACCACAAGAGCAGGAACGGTGACTTTGCTCAGTTCGCTCAGGGCCGGCATTTCGCTGAAGCCCTTGATATAGCGCTCAACGGAGCCCCGATCGTTGCCAGCCGTTTCCAAGAGTTGAACAACGAGATCAGCGAGCACAAGGTCGTCGGCGGTAGGTGTGTGCGTCCACATGCCATCTCCAATACCAAGCAGCACAATTTTGCGAAATGCACTGGGCTTAGCCAACGCCGCACGAAGCACCAGGCGTGCACCTGCGCTAAAGCCAATGGCATCAACGGGTTCACGGGTGCTCACCAAAGCCAAAAGTCGCTGAACGGCTTCACTTTCTCCGCCGGGAGCTTCGGAGGCAGCACCATGTCCGGGCAATTCATAGCCCACGACCTCATAGCCTTCGGACTGCAAGATGTCATCCCATCCGCTGACACCCCAGTTGTGAGCGAAGGACGAACCAAGACCATGAACAAGCACTACGGGAACGGACATGCGTGGAGCATAAAGCGAACCCATGGGGGTGCGCAGCATGCTTTCAACAGTTGAGGGGTTAGTTCGCGAACTTCGCACCATCGGCATTCCGGTTTCTACTACGGAACATATTGATGCCGCGCGTGCACTGAAGGTCATCGATATCGGTGATCGATCACAGGTCAAAGCAGCGCTCGCTGCAACCTTGGTGAAACGCATCGAGCATCTGCCGGCGTTCAATACGGTATTTGATCTTTTCTTCTCAGGCCTTGCTCAGCTTGAAGGAACCCTTGAAGAAACGGGTGAAGAGGGCAGCCCTAACAGCATCGCAGCAATGTTGAACGCTCTTGAAGATGATGAACTGCGCGAAATGCTCATCAATGCCACGGAATATAACGATGAACTGATGATGAATGCTCTCGTTGAGGCATTCGTGAATCGCAAAGCGAATATTCAAAAGGGCGCACAAGTTGCCGGAAACTTGTACGTGTTCCGTGTTCTTCGCTCCCTTGATCTGCCTGATGTGCGTGAACAACTCATTGAACGCCAAGAAATCGATCCAGAATCACCAGGTGCTGACCTGCAACAACGCATTGCCGAAAGCGATGCCGACCACAAGGTTGAGTTGCTTCAACAAAAGGTCGAAGCTGCTGTTCGTATGCAACTTGTAGCCGATCGTGGTGCCGGTGCCGTTGCGCGATCGCTGCGATCAAAGTTGCCTGAAGATATTGATTTCCTCACCGGATCAACTGCTGAAATCGAGGCACTGCAATGGACTTTGGCTCCACTTCCAGTGCAGCTTGCCCAAAAACTTGCTGCAAAGCGCTCGCACGGTCGCCACGGCGCCATTGACTTTCGCGGAACAGTGCGTCACTCCATGTCGACCGGCGGCGTTCCTGTCGATATCGCATATAAGAAACCACATCCACCAAAGCCTGAACTCATTGTGCTTGCGGATATCTCGGGTTCTGTTTCATCCTTTGCGACTTTCACTTTGCAATTGACCTTCGCGATTCGCTCGCAATTTCGCAGTGTGCGCAGCTTCGTATTCATTGACGGCATTGATGAAGTCACTGACATCATGCAAAGCGCCGACAACATCGCCGAGGCTGCCGCGCGCATTGATGATGAAAAGAAAGGCTTCTCCCTTGATGGTCGCTCTGATTATGGATCGGCTTTCCGTTCGTTTGTGAAGCGCTGGGGCATGCAGATCAATAGCCGCAGCATCGTGCTGATTCTTGGTGATGGGCGTTCCAACTACCGCCAGCCTTCTGAAGACATGGTGGAGTTCATGGCCAAGCGAGCTCACCGAGTGTTCTGGCTCAACCCTGAACGCGAAGTCAGTTGGGGCGAAGGTGACTCCGTCATCCCGAAATATGCGAAGCACTGCAGCAAGGTTTTTGAATGCCGAAATGTCCGTCAACTCAAGGAATTCATTGACGAACTCGACTAACGATAGATTTGCAAGGCAATCCAAGGAAGGGAAAACATGAGCAACATCTCAGAAGCCATGAAGGCTGCTGTAGGTACCGTCACCGGACGTACCGTGAGTTACCCAGTGAGCGAATCAGATATTCGCAAGTGGGCACTCGCTGTGTACTACCCAGGTCAACCACCAGCAGAGTTCATTGATCCAGCAGCAGCGGCGAAGACCATCCACGGTGGCATCGTTGCTCCAGAAGAGTTCAACCCCTTCGCTTGGATCGTCGCGAGCCATGAAAAGTTCATTAAGAACGCTGGCAAGGTTGAAAACAACAACCCAGATAACACTGAAATCGCTCTCGGCATTGAAGGCCCCGGCCTGAAGTTCCAGATGAACGGCGGCATGGTGTGTGAGTACGGCGTGCGTATCCGCCCCGGTGATGTCATCACGAGCGAAAGCTCAATCGGCGAATATTCAGAGCGCGAAGGCCGCCTGGGCCTCATGCTCTTTAGTCGCGGAATTTCAACATGGACAAACCAAAACGGTGAACTGGTCAAGCGGACCACCGGCACCTTGATTCGGTACTAGGAGAGATGAATATGAACGTTAACGTCGGTGACGTAGTCCCAGCATTTGTTCGCCAAACCGAGTTCGCGAACTGGAACCGCTATGCGGCAGTGAACGATGAATTTGTTCCTATCCATATGGATGACGAAGCAGGTGCTGCAGCTGGTAACGGTGGTGCATTCGGCATGGGTAACCTTCAGTGGGCATACCTGCACAACATGCTTCGCGACTGGATGGGCCCAAACGGCACGATCCTGAGCATGGAAGTTCAGTTCCGCAGCATCAACCACAAGAACCAGATCGTGTCGGCAAAGGGTGTCGTTACCGCTGTTGATGGCGATGTGGTGACTCTGGATGTGTGGACCGAGCAGCAAGAAGGCACAAAGTTGGCGCCGGGCACTGCAACTGTTCGCATTCCTGCGTAGGTCACGGCAATGCCTGAGACCTACCTCGTTCCTGAGGTACTCGCAGCAGCTGGGCGCGAAGTGTCCACTGCTACGAGTTACCCAGTCAGTGCATCTGACATTCGCAAGTGGGCGTTAGCTGTCTATTACCCAGAACAGCCACCGCAGTACTTCATCGATGCCGAGTACGCGCCAGAGGATTTCGATCCTTTTGCGTGGGGTCCGCAATCACACGAGTCATTTCTTCCAGATGATGATTCAGGTATTTGGCATCGCCACGGCATCAACCAACAAGCCTTGGGTTTCCCGGAGTGGGAATTCATTGTCAGTATGAACGCTGGGATGAAGGTTGAGTACGGCGTGCGGATGCACGTAGGTGATGTGATTACTGATGTGAAGTCCTGTGGTCAATACACCGAGCGTCAAGGTCGCAACGGCTTAATGTTGATCTCACAAAGCATCAGCACGTGGACTAACCAGCGCGGCGAATTGGTGAAGCGCACGACCAATAGTGGGATTAGTTACTAGATTCCTCAACGAAAAGGGCCCCGATATTTATCGGGGCCCTTTTCGTATTGTCGAAATTTAGCTAGCAAAAGGATCACCCGGAATATCTTCGTCTGTAAAGAACATTGGTGCGCCCATTGTGTCATCAACGTTGCAGTAGATGAGGTTTTCGCGTAAACGAGTAGTGCGCACACCCTGCTTGTTCAACCATGCTTCTGCTGAATCTAGATCCTTGACCTTCCAGCGAAGTGAGTAGATGCAGTTGCCCCATTTTTCCACGTGGCGGCCAAGATCCGAATCCATTTCGAGTGGTTGAGCCAGCTGAAGTAAGCAGTCTCCGAGTTGCATCGTGTAGTACTTGCACTGCAAGTCCTCATCAATGCCTTCTTCGAGTGGGATTGCCTGCATGATGTCAACGTAAGTCTTCACCGCCGAATCAAGATCTTTCACACCGAGCGTGACGTAATTGAAACGTTCGATAGTCATTGGATGCTGTTCGTATAAACGCATCAACTCGGTGTAAGTGTCTTGATCCTTTGGGTCATTGCGCATATCGGTCTTGCATAGTTCCACCATGAGACCAGCGGTGTCGCGTGGGCTTGGATAGAAGTACACGGTTTCTGGATCAAGCTTTTCGATTTTTCCGCCGCCTGGCGCACCGATGTACACACCCTTTTCGAGTAAGCGATCGGCTAAACCGGCGAGGTCATCAACCTTGTAGCCAACTGAGTGCAGGTGCTCACCGAACTTTGAGTAGAACTTGCCAACTGGCTTTTCAACATTGACTGGGAAGTTTGGCGCCATTGTTTCAATACATACATCGCCAACCATGAGTAGCGAAGCCCAACGATCTTCAGGTGGAAGGTAATTGAGTTCATCAATACCCATGTACAAATAGCCACCCAGCACGCGACGGTAAAAGTCGTTGAGCTTGTTGACGTCATCGGTCATATGAACGATATGGATCATATTGCCGATGCCATAGTCACCGGTGGTCTTGTACTGCCGACGCATTGCGCTCCTTAAACGAGGCTTCACTCAGATAGCTGTTTGGTTGTTCCAAAGTTAAGGCCCCACGGGGATCCGTGGGGCCAAAACCTAAAAAAGAGTTTCCAAAAGATTACGCGTTCTTTGAGAACGGATCTCCTGGGATTTCTTCGTCTGTGAAGAACCAAGGCGCACCGAGGGTGTCTTCAACGTTTGCTACAAGCAAACTTGGGCGTGGACGCGTGGTGCGGATGCCCTGCTTGTTTAACCATGCTTCTGCTGACGCGATGTCCTTAACCTTCCAGCGAAGGCTGTAAATGAAGTTGCCGTACTTCTCGACATGGCGACCAAAATCGGTATCCATTTCAAGTGGCTGAGCCAACTGCAACAAGCAGTCACCAAGCTGAACGGTCATGTACTTGCACTGCAGATCTTCATCAATGCCATCTTGCAATGGGATTGCTTGCATGATGTCAACGTAAGTAGCAACAGCTGCGTCAAGATCCTTCACGCCGAGGGTCACGTAGGAGAAACGCTCGATGGTCATTGGATGCTGTTCGAACAGGCGCATCAACTCGGTGTATGTGTCTGCATCTTTTGGATCATTTGGCATGTCGATCTTGCACAGTTCCACCATGAGGCCGGCGGTATCGCGTGGGCTTGGGTAGAAGTATTGCGTTTCCTCGTCAAGCTTCTCGATCTTTCCGCCGCCTGGGGCGCCGATGTAGATGCCCTTTTCGAGCATACGAGCAGCAAGGCCAGCAAGGTCTTCTACCTTGTAGCCAACTGAGTGCAG
This genomic stretch from Candidatus Nanopelagicales bacterium harbors:
- a CDS encoding MaoC/PaaZ C-terminal domain-containing protein produces the protein MNVNVGDVVPAFVRQTEFANWNRYAAVNDEFVPIHMDDEAGAAAGNGGAFGMGNLQWAYLHNMLRDWMGPNGTILSMEVQFRSINHKNQIVSAKGVVTAVDGDVVTLDVWTEQQEGTKLAPGTATVRIPA
- a CDS encoding VOC family protein; translation: MRRQYKTTGDYGIGNMIHIVHMTDDVNKLNDFYRRVLGGYLYMGIDELNYLPPEDRWASLLMVGDVCIETMAPNFPVNVEKPVGKFYSKFGEHLHSVGYKVDDLAGLADRLLEKGVYIGAPGGGKIEKLDPETVYFYPSPRDTAGLMVELCKTDMRNDPKDQDTYTELMRLYEQHPMTIERFNYVTLGVKDLDSAVKTYVDIMQAIPLEEGIDEDLQCKYYTMQLGDCLLQLAQPLEMDSDLGRHVEKWGNCIYSLRWKVKDLDSAEAWLNKQGVRTTRLRENLIYCNVDDTMGAPMFFTDEDIPGDPFAS
- a CDS encoding VWA domain-containing protein, with amino-acid sequence MLSTVEGLVRELRTIGIPVSTTEHIDAARALKVIDIGDRSQVKAALAATLVKRIEHLPAFNTVFDLFFSGLAQLEGTLEETGEEGSPNSIAAMLNALEDDELREMLINATEYNDELMMNALVEAFVNRKANIQKGAQVAGNLYVFRVLRSLDLPDVREQLIERQEIDPESPGADLQQRIAESDADHKVELLQQKVEAAVRMQLVADRGAGAVARSLRSKLPEDIDFLTGSTAEIEALQWTLAPLPVQLAQKLAAKRSHGRHGAIDFRGTVRHSMSTGGVPVDIAYKKPHPPKPELIVLADISGSVSSFATFTLQLTFAIRSQFRSVRSFVFIDGIDEVTDIMQSADNIAEAAARIDDEKKGFSLDGRSDYGSAFRSFVKRWGMQINSRSIVLILGDGRSNYRQPSEDMVEFMAKRAHRVFWLNPEREVSWGEGDSVIPKYAKHCSKVFECRNVRQLKEFIDELD
- a CDS encoding acyl-CoA dehydrogenase family protein, with the protein product MSDQMESVEDFRIRARAWLADNMPKLDPNKEYNTNRVADREWVEHRELQKKLFAGGFAGLCFPKEYGGQGLTLAHQQAFTEESLPYEMPLRLNVPSLSICSGMLLDMGSEEQKQKYLRGAISGEIILCQFLSEPSGGSDLAGLLTRAQRDGDTYVINGQKCWSTYAYAADYATCLVRTDWDAPKHRGLSMIIVPVHDDATHLQRVRMVDGSDEFCEEYFTDLVVPAANLVGTENDGWTVGQRQLFYERQAVGGGSPYTSGRGPSRGSSAGLTLENLAREVGKDKDEATRELVGWQNALDTVNHQLIKRITVGMTSGEYPAMASSMMRLAHAEIPQSKMDAMLEIAGDEAVTSTVEGDGYLRSVGVQYLMRQGASLGGGSAEMSKNMISERVLMMPREMAADRDVPFREIRRGR
- a CDS encoding MoxR family ATPase, translating into MSATHNPAPLVMASAVAAFANISDTQARLAEVGYVSDPHIAGVVSLAAQLGKPLLAEGPAGTGKTELAKAIARSLNARLIRLQCYEGLDESRALYEWDYRKQLLRIQAARQEAAGDWNAIEEDIFGEEYLLHRPLLEAIQAEDDVVLLIDEVDRLDIETEALLLEILSDFQVSIPELGTVHAKQLPLVVLTSNNSRDLSEALKRRCLFMHVGYPTVEREREIILAAVPGITENLAAQVARIVRTLRDLNLKKSPSVSETLDWARALVLQGKTEVTTDVVLEHLSVLLKHQTDIEKATEELTNS
- a CDS encoding alpha/beta fold hydrolase, whose amino-acid sequence is MSVPVVLVHGLGSSFAHNWGVSGWDDILQSEGYEVVGYELPGHGAASEAPGGESEAVQRLLALVSTREPVDAIGFSAGARLVLRAALAKPSAFRKIVLLGIGDGMWTHTPTADDLVLADLVVQLLETAGNDRGSVERYIKGFSEMPALSELSKVTVPALVVIGDRDMVGPADAMTAALPDAKLVVLKGVDHYATTSNFKCQDEVLRFLSE
- a CDS encoding MaoC family dehydratase N-terminal domain-containing protein; amino-acid sequence: MSNISEAMKAAVGTVTGRTVSYPVSESDIRKWALAVYYPGQPPAEFIDPAAAAKTIHGGIVAPEEFNPFAWIVASHEKFIKNAGKVENNNPDNTEIALGIEGPGLKFQMNGGMVCEYGVRIRPGDVITSESSIGEYSEREGRLGLMLFSRGISTWTNQNGELVKRTTGTLIRY
- a CDS encoding MaoC family dehydratase N-terminal domain-containing protein, which encodes MPETYLVPEVLAAAGREVSTATSYPVSASDIRKWALAVYYPEQPPQYFIDAEYAPEDFDPFAWGPQSHESFLPDDDSGIWHRHGINQQALGFPEWEFIVSMNAGMKVEYGVRMHVGDVITDVKSCGQYTERQGRNGLMLISQSISTWTNQRGELVKRTTNSGISY